One region of Sebastes fasciatus isolate fSebFas1 chromosome 1, fSebFas1.pri, whole genome shotgun sequence genomic DNA includes:
- the LOC141776530 gene encoding ral GTPase-activating protein subunit beta-like: protein MRAVTSLLDHQECLLEILEIVELGIAGSKSRQEQEVRCKEEKELNPASLRVKEAAEATLSCVMQVSGAFPFLGGLLDEDALIGSTMSDSSVKKFRYFVVDSSVILAMLEQPQGPEQAPCPSITVLIRGPSGGHTWTLQLHLQPREGRTDTQQTLIPEQRGLAQEDAGIRCGVKHQLFPENMDRVASVKADLSIPTLHETVTEEVQQQLECLQAALKRQRRVEARPQVSGRSVVMKTCRPPPPITNFQTARLFLSHLGLLTPETLKNPGTSGVPAQLVSLDSSLPGFSEDLRRLDQLPSRNFDSAFVFYMRAGQRTAAEILTNVGSSCSVPSHFLDFLSSLGQPVEAGRRQGGGVNTNSSEFPAVLGGSGGGVFNGERFVLMYANALTEITFIVPSSSYTADLSKSPDKAEPPTELPSNLSLSEPSQDSAPQPTSSPVEDTKSFRFVLSSVGSESKLLIVWVERFEDIESFPLSDLLSEMKAETPTSASNVQLIFVHPLKTGLYRIHFHGNTTSKFSLVVPLVSGSVVSKRSLGFLVRETVINCCHRRRLESDSALPSHVRRKHMINDIILRYRSRRSEPAFYSALFQDP from the exons ATGCGAGCGGTCACTTCA CTGCTCGACCACCAG GAGTGTTTGTTGGAGATCCTGGAGATCGTAGAATTGGGGATTGCAGGCAGTAAGTCcagacaggaacaggaagtgaggtgtaaagaggagaaagaacTGAACCCGGCCTCTCTGAGGGTGAAGGAGGCTGCAGAGGCCACGCTGAGCTG TGTTATGCAGGTTTCGGGGGCCTTCCCATTCCTTGGAGGCCTGCTGGATGAGGACGCTCTGATTGGCTCCACCATGAGTGATAGCAGTGTGAAGAAGTTCAGATATTTTGTGGTGGACAGCTCAGTGATCCTGGCCATGCTGGAACAACCACAGGGACCTGAACAGG CGCCATGTCCGTCGATCACAGTGCTGATCAGAGGACCGTCAGGAGGTCACACATGGACTCTACAGCTCCACCTGCAGCCCAGAGAGGGAAGAACCGACACACAG CAAACTCTGATCCCAGAACAGCGCGGTTTAGCCCAGGAGGATGCTGGGATACGATGTGGTGTCAAACATCAGCTGTTTCCTGAAAACATGGACAGAGTTGCTTCAGTTAAAGCAGATCTGAGTATTCCAACTCTGCACGAGACCGTTACTGAGGAG gtgcagcagcagctggagtgTCTGCAAGCAGCGTTGAAGAGGCAGCGACGGGTCGAGGCTCGGCCGCAGGTGAGCGGGCGATCGGTCGTCATGAAGACCTGCAGGCCGCCGCCTCCCATTACCAACTTCCAGACGGCGAGACTCTTCCTGTCCCACCTGGGCCTGCTGACACCTGAGACCCTGAAG AATCCAGGTACCAGCGGTGTCCCGGCTCAGTTGGTGTCTCTGGACTCGTCCCTTCCAGGTTTCTCTGAGGATCTGAGACGTTTGGACCAGCTGCCGTCAAGAAACTTTGACTCTGCTTTCGTGTTCTACATGAGAGCAGGACAGAGGACAGCTGCTGAG ATCCTGACGAACGTGGGGTCCAGCTGCAGCGTCCCGTCTCACTTCCTCGACTTCCTGTCATCTCTTGGTCAGCCGGTGGAGGCGGGGCGACGACAGGGGGGCGGGGTCAACACCAACAGTTCAG AATTCCCTGCTGTGCTGGGTGGCAGTGGAGGGGGCGTGTTTAATGGAGAGAGGTTCGTCCTGATGTACGCCAATGCTCTGACAGAGATCACCTTCATCGTCCCCTCATCATCATACA cgGCTGATTTGTCGAAGAGTCCAGACAAGGCGGAGCCTCCGACTGAGCTGCCATCCAACTTGAGTCTTTCTGAGCCAAGCCAAGACTCCGCCCCTCAACCCACA AGTTCTCCAGTTGAAGACACAAAGTCTTTTCGTTTTGTGTTGTCATCTGTCGGCTCTGAATCCAAACTCCTGATAGTCTGGGTCGAACGCTTCGAGGATATCG AGAGTTTCCCTCTGTCCGACCTGCTGTCAGAGATGAAGGCAGAAACACCAACCAG tgcGTCAAATGTCCAGCTGATCTTTGTCCATCCTCTGAAAACTGGACTCTACCGGATCCATTTCCATGGAAACACCACCAGCAAGTTCAGTTTGGTTGTCCCATTGGTCAGCGGGAGTGTGGTCAGCAAGAGGTCTTTGG GTTTCCTGGTTAGAGAGACGGTGATCAACTGTTGCCATCGGCGACGGTTAGAGAGTGACTCTGCCCTTCCATCCCATGTCAGAAGGAAGCACATGATCAATGACATCATCCTTCGCTACCGCAGCCGCCGTTCTGAACCCGCCTTTTACTCCGCCCTGTTCCAGGACCCCTGA
- the oxtrb gene encoding LOW QUALITY PROTEIN: oxytocin receptor b (The sequence of the model RefSeq protein was modified relative to this genomic sequence to represent the inferred CDS: deleted 1 base in 1 codon) — protein MEDFLREQTSWLQNVSWSNSSRANASHVGNTTVNPLRRNEDVAKVEIAVLVLVLLLALTGNLCVLLAIHHTTKNSQSRMYYFMKHLSLADLFVAIFQVLPQLIWDITFRFYGPDLLCRLVKYLQVVGMFASTYMLVLMSIDRCLAICQPLRSVHKRKDHLCVIASWMLSLIFSTPQAYIFAMRDVGKGVYDCWGDFMIPWGAKAYITWMSLSIYILPVAILSICYGLICYKIWENFNLKTRRDHFLALTPRPSKDAHALFRVSSVRLISKAKIRTVKMTFVVVLAYIVCWTPFFFVQMWSAWDPAAPRENVAFIISMLLASLNSCCNPWIYMFFAGHLFQDLTQYFFCCCRQYLTASSCSCDRQCTHKSNSSTCVIKEISARGASHTHPAQADLDPEGAS, from the exons ATGGAGGACTTTTTACGCGAGCAGACTAGTTGGTTGCAGAACGTTTCCTGGAGCAACTCGAGTCGTGCAAATGCCAGTCACGTAGGAAACACCACAGTGAATCCTCTGAGACGAAACGAAGACGTGGCCAAAGTGGAGATCGCCGTCCTGGTCcttgtgctgctgctggctctCACCGGCAACCTGTGCGTCCTGCTGGCCATCCACCACACCACCAAGAACAGCCAGTCTCGCATGTATTACTTCATGAAGCACCTGAGCCTCGCAGACCTGTTCGTTGCCATCTTCCAGGTCTTACCTCAACTCATCTGGGACATCACGTTTCGCTTCTACGGACCGGATCTGCTGTGTAGGCTGGTGAAATACCTCCAGGTCGTGGGCATGTTCGCATCCACTTACATGCTGGTCCTGATGTCCATCGACAGGTGCTTAGCCATCTGCCAGCCGCTTCGCTCCGTGCACAAGAGAAAGGATCACCTGTGTGTGATCGCGTCCTGGATGCTCAGCCTGATCTTCAGCACTCCTCAGGCCTACATCTTTGCCATGAGGGATGTGGGGAAAGGTGTGTATGACTGCTGGGGAGACTTTATGATCCCATGGGGAGCCAAAGCCTACATCACATGGATGAGTCTCAGCATTTACATTCTACCTGTGGCGATTTTAAGCATCTGCTATGGCTTGATCTGTTATAAAATATGGGAGAATTTCAATTTGAAAACCAGAAGGGATCACTTCCTGGCTCTCACCCCGAGGCCCTCTAAAGACGCTCATGCTCTCTTTCGCGTGAGCAGCGTGAGGCTCATCTCCAAAGCAAAGATCCGCACAGTGAAGATGACTTTTGTGGTGGTTCTTGCCTACATTGTGTGCTGGACTCCCTTCTTCTTTGTCCAGATGTGGTCTGCATGGGATCCTGCTGCACCAAGAGAAA ACGTGGCCTTCATCATCTCCATGTTGCTGGCCAGTCTCAACAGCTGCTGTAACCCCTGGATCTACATGTTCTTTGCTGGTCACCTGTTCCAGGACCTGACGCAGtacttcttctgctgctgtagacAGTACCTGAcagcctcctcctgcagctgtgATCGACAGTGCACGCACAAGAGCAACTCGTCCACGTGCGTCATCAAAGAGATCAGC GCCAGAggagcctcacacacacatccagcacAGGCGGACCTGGACCCTGAGGGAGCCAGCTGA